In Trichoderma asperellum chromosome 1, complete sequence, a single window of DNA contains:
- a CDS encoding uncharacterized protein (EggNog:ENOG41): MNGSSRSLSRALMSCVSCREQKLKCDRSQPRCSRCARRDAKCTYPTTRRRQVGPRRTIPELETRLANIESIVKSSRDDRLGRALNNDDVIASFPDKDIHDVVDNTDSPLDCEAKTGPSTLRSVRMSPFGQVPYGGLLDDLAKIYFDKLHYGAPMLHRSRFTSQDLSPNLRPPMYLRYVIAALAASIVENYRNLALTLYHQARLCVEEEELKDFRPQPVTLAQAQFWCLISNFEAQQTFFSRASTSLSRCLRIAQMLRLHQLDAVDGQLPPGVSETKNWPELEEARRTWWVIFCSDRFVSGSTGWPALINDDDISTFLPASEEAFESGVAESTGLLGDVLQQGCKKYSSFAGRVLVAHLFYQSAKHVSGHLSDEHSADIRNGSFWTRHTMIDNDLATLIMRLPEDLRLPGNLQCQNALFTNIMIHTAIICLNRAAIRETRRLALPSSLFNRGQARLLSAAEEIFNIFREITDMDAAFSNPLLVYCAYMASSVYLDASVAEDRRQAGFNLTYLLHIMIALSKTNVIARSLAIQIAEDMKNIGLDSSAIETVAQPSMAPVLVPLFTNCDTSSMILFCFAQNLSGRQNGTAIPPDSAPEAFTRTAAVTDTAEATSRESGTREPATGSARETDLPILWVDMGFDMGYVG; the protein is encoded by the exons ATGAATGGCAGTAGTCGTTCGCTTTCTAGAGCTCTGATGTCCTGTGTGAGCTGTCGGGAACAGAAGCTGAAGTGTGACCGCTCGCAGCCACGTTGTAGCCGCTGTGCGAGGCGAGACGCCAAATGTACATACCCAACTACAAGAAGGCGCCAAGTTGGACCAAGAAGAACCATCCCAGAGTTAGAAACACGACTAG CGAACATCGAGAGTATTGTGAAAAGTTCTCGAGATGATAGGCTCGGGCGTGCTTTAAACAATGATGATGTTATTGCATCATTCCCTGATAAAGACATCCATGATGTCGTTGATAACACAGATTCGCCATTAGATTGTGAAGCAAAGACGGGGCCATCGACTCTGCGGTCGGTTAGGATGAGTCCCTTCGGGCAGGTACCTTATGGTGGCTTGTTAGACGATCT GGCCAAGATCTATTTCGACAAATTGCATTACGGAGCGCCTATGTTGCACCGATCACGGTTCACATCACAGGATTTGTCACCCAATCTACGTCCACCAATGTATCTGCGATATGTTATCGCAGCTTTAGCAGCATCAATAGTGGAAAACTATCGTAATCTAGCCTTAACGTTATATCATCAGGCTAGGCTATGcgtcgaggaagaagagttaAAG GACTTTAGGCCTCAGCCTGTAACCCTGGCCCAGGCGCAATTCTGGTGCTTGATATCTAATTTTGAGGCGCAACAAACGTTTTTCTCCCGGGCCTCAACAAGCCTAAGCCGCTGTCTCAGAATCGCTCAAATGCTACGCCTGCACCAACTTGATGCAGTTGATGGACAACTACCACCAGGTGTGTCAGAAACGAAGAACTGGCCTGAGCTGGAAGAAGCACGCCGAACGTGGTGGGTCATCTTTTGCTCCGACCGCTTTGTTTCAGGATCAACGGGATGGCCTGCATTGATCAACGATGATGAT ATATCTACTTTTCTCCCTGCGTCAGAAGAAGCCTTTGAGAGCGGCGTGGCGGAATCGACAGGCTTGTTGGGAGACGTGCTGCAGCAAGGCTGTAAAAAGTACTCGTCATTTGCGGGGAGGGTGCTCGTTGCGCACTTGTTCTATCAAAGTGCAAAACATGTTTCGGGCCATTTGTCGGATGAGCACTCTGCAGACATTCGCAATGGTTCATTTTGGACACGACACACTATGATTGATAATGACCTGGCGACTCTAATAATGCGTTTGCCGGAAGATTTGCGGCTTCCGGGGAACCTCCAATGCCAAAACGCCCTGTTTACAAATATCATGATTCATACGGCAATCATATGCCTCAATAGGGCGGCGATACGGGAGACGCGACGATTGGCGCTGCCATCCTCTCTGTTCAACCGCGGTCAAGCTCGACTGTTAAGCGCGGCGGAAGAGATTTTTAACATCTTTCGGGAAATTACAGATATGGACGCTGCATTCAGTAATCCACTGCTTGTATATTGCGCTTACATGGCTTCGTCAGTTTATCTTGACGCGTCCGTTGCCGAAGACAGAAGACAAGCAGGGTTTAACCTGACTTACCTTCTTCACATCATGATAGCTCTCAGTAAAACGAATGTGATTGCCAGATCACTGGCTATTCAAATTGCAGAAGACATGAAGAACATTGGGCTAGATTCCTCTGCAATAGAAACA GTAGCTCAGCCATCCATGGCTCCTGTTCTGGTACCGTTATTTACAAATTGTGATACCAGTTCGATGATTCTATTCTGCTTCGCCCAGAATCTTTCCGGACGCCAAAATGGTACAGCCATACCGCCAGATTCTGCACCAGAAGCTTTTACAAGAACCGCCGCCGTGACAGACACGGCTGAAGCAACATCCCGAGAGTCAGGAACTAGAGAACCGGCCACCGGCTCTGCCAGAGAAACTGACCTACCGATTCTCTGGGTCGATATGGGGTTCGATATGGGATACGTGGGCTGA
- a CDS encoding uncharacterized protein (EggNog:ENOG41~TransMembrane:5 (o70-92i99-119o131-154i175-192o198-218i)) produces the protein MANKLHDNVSRVKKFNVLGTATFIGLRAADVAFQYVLLNDGWASRLVQAVGGRSVELARLKSDGGGLQPYYTIIAMMALGSSLKQIITILVVSEQDMPVSSAVVIALFNTIFNSINTLLSVLDVTSGSPPTAASILMSPSVVAGLGFYVVGISVELLSELQRTAFKKNSANKGKPYAGGLFSLARHINYGAYTIWRAFYAYTSGGGLWGVSVGLFFFYDFAFRGVPILDEYLLQRVSTSAICLNLIDN, from the coding sequence ATGGCTAATAAACTTCACGATAATGTGTCCCGAGTGAAGAAATTTAATGTTCTCGGGACAGCCACTTTCATTGGTCTTCGCGCAGCAGATGTCGCTTTTCAGTACGTTCTCCTCAATGACGGATGGGCATCACGACTGGTGCAAGCTGTTGGCGGACGATCCGTGGAATTGGCACGACTAAAGTCAGATGGGGGAGGGCTACAACCGTATTACACAATCATTGCTATGATGGCCCTCGGTAGCAGCTTGAAGCAGATCATAACAATACTTGTCGTGTCGGAGCAGGACATGCCGGTATCATCGGCCGTTGTAATTGCTCTATTCAACACTATATTTAACTCCATCAATACGTTGTTGTCGGTTTTGGATGTTACCTCAGGATCTCCACCCACAGCTGCTTCTATCCTCATGTCGCCTTCGGTTGTCGCTGGTCTCGGATTCTACGTCGTCGGCATTTCCGTTGAGCTGCTCTCAGAGCTGCAACGCACAGCTTTCAAGAAGAACTCCGCCAACAAAGGCAAGCCTTACGCTGGCGGCTTGTTTTCCCTTGCCAGACATATCAACTATGGCGCCTATACCATTTGGAGGGCATTCTATGCCTACACCTCCGGGGGCGGACTGTGGGGTGTTAGTGTCGGcctattcttcttttacgATTTTGCGTTTCGCGGGGTGCCAATTTTGGACGAATACCTTTTGCAAAGAGTAAGTACCTCAGCCATCTGTCTCAATCTGATCGATAATTGA
- a CDS encoding uncharacterized protein (EggNog:ENOG41): MPKLLTVFGATGNQGGSIIEAVLSDATLREEFTIRGITRDISKPAARALAARGIEVVAADMDSKDSVLQAVTGSHTVFLVTTPDFTGGDSKELVHGKNVTDACQETGVQHLIFSSLLHVTDTTNGRLTHVPHFDMKAEVERYIRSKDIPSTFLLPGYFMSNYTALQLIRKGDNGEYTLAYPVSDKAMFPLIDIEADMGKYVIASIKQREDVLGKQILAAADYYTPARMLAEFEEVTGGKTNFVKLDADTFKSFFPSPMGVEMLENHLFIEEPGYYAGKSLSESLDLLNKVGLKPTTFKEFLVKNKAAF, encoded by the exons ATGCCGAAGCTCTTGACCGTATTTGGAGCCACTGGAAATCAAGGTGGCTCCATTATTGAAGCAGTCCTGTCTGATGCCACACTTAGAGAAGAGTTCACGATTCGTGGCATCACTCGTGATATCTCTAAGCCAGCCGCTCGAGCTCTTGCAGCTAGAGGTATTGAGGTAGTTGCG GCCGATATGGATTCTAAAGACTCAGTGCTACAAGCTGTCACGGGTTCTCATACTGTTTTCCTCGTGACTACTCCCGACTTCACGGGTGGCGATAGCAAAGAGCTAGTTCATGGAAAGAATGTTACAGACGCATGCCAGGAAACTGGAGTTCAACACTTGATTTTCTCATCATTGCTTCACGTAACTGACACCACCAACGGCCGTCTCACCCATGTTCCTCATTTTGACATGAAGGCTGAGGTGGAGCGTTATATTCGCTCCAAGGATATTCCTAGCACCTTTCTCTTGCCCGGCTACTTTATGAGCAATTATACCGCGCTGCAATTGATAAGGAAAGGCGACAATGGAGAGTACACTCTCGCCTATCCTGTTAGCGACAAGGCTATGTTCCCTCTCATCGATATAGAGGCTGATATGG GTAAATATGTTATTGCTTCAATTaagcagagagaagatgtCCTGGGCAAGCAAATTCTTGCCGCAGCTGACTACTATACGCCGGCGCGTATGCTTGCAGAATTTGAAGAGGTTACTGGTGGAAAAACGAATTTTGTGAAGCTCGATGCAGACacatttaaaagctttttccCGTCGCCAATGGGTGTGGAGATGCTAGAGAACCACCTCTTCATTGAGGAGCCGGGCTACTATGCAGGGAAGAGTCTCAGTGAAAGTCTTGATCTTTTGAACAAGGTTGGATTGAAGCCAACTACGTTTAAAGAATTCCTAGTCAAGAACAAAGCTGCGTTCTAA
- a CDS encoding uncharacterized protein (EggNog:ENOG41) — protein sequence MSRALLITGATGKQGGGVIKALLARNADFKILAVTRDVTSPSAKRLAAASPNITLVQGNLDNTESIFQNAKKAIREPVWGVFSVQLPAMNKTGPIVEEAQGKALVDSAIKHGVKHFVYSSVDRNGAKSLDNPTNIPHFVSKHHIEHHLINSAKDKMSWTILRPVAFMENFASGFVGKIFATAWRDVVKSRPLQLISTDDIGTFAALSFMQPHQFSGKDISLAGDELSYAQVEEIFRKKTGFPPPTTFTFMARLVLRLSEEMGTMFNFFEKEGYGADIQSLKEINPDLKDLSQWLASSSLAKP from the exons ATGTCTCGCGCGTTGCTTATAACAGGGGCAACCGGAAAGCAAGGCGGCGGCGTCATCAAAGCTTTGCTTGCTAGGAATGCcgattttaaaattttagcCGTCACAAGGGATGTCACCTCACCATCAGCAAAGAGGCTGGCCGCTGCATCTCCAAACATCACACTTGTTCAAGGAAATCTAGACAATACAGAGTCAATATTCCAAAATGCTAAGAAAGCAATCCGGGAGCCCGTCTGGGGAGTTTTTAGCGTTCAG CTACCAGCCATGAACAAAACGGGTCCAATCGTGGAAGAGGCGCAAGGCAAGGCTCTAGTTGATTCGGCTATCAAGCATGGCGTGAAACACTTTGTCTACTCATCTGTAGATCGCAATGGAGCCAAGTCACTTGATAACCCCACCAACATCCCTCATTTTGTCAGCAAGCATCACATTGAGCACCACCTCATCAACAGTGCCAAGGATAAAATGTCTTGGACGATTCTCAGACCCGTGGCGTTTATGGAAAACTTTGCATCCGGGTTCGTCGGCAAGATTTTTGCTACTGCTTGGAGAGATGTAGTAAAGTCTCGCCCGTTACAGCTAATTTCAACAGACGACATTGGTACATTTGCAGCTTTGTCGTTTATGCAGCCGCATCAATTCTCAGGGAAGGACATATCGCTAGCTGGGGATGAACTGTCATATGCCCAAGTAGAGGAGATCTTCCGTAAGAAGACGGGGTTTCCACCGCCTACTACATTCACATTCATGGCCCGTCTCGTTTTGAGATTGTCGGAGGAAATGGGGACTATGTTTAACTTCTTTGAGAAAGAAGGGTATGGTGCTGATATCCAATCACTAAAGGAGATTAACCCTGATCTCAAGGATTTAAGTCAGTGGTTGGCTAGCAGCTCACTAGCCAAGCCATAA
- a CDS encoding uncharacterized protein (SECRETED:SignalP(1-18)), with the protein MFAKYSFFVLALATAALGGAVSNAEHASEAAACKPLNARCAQNKECCSEYCSWTRGFICYPSGLDVDPIEQALKAGVEAYIESHSG; encoded by the exons ATGTTCGCCAAATACTCTTTCTTCGTTCTGGCTCTTGCTACAGCTGCGCTTGGAGGTGCTGTCTCCAATGCCGAACATGCCTCGGAGGCCGCTGCATGCAAGCCTCTCAACGCGC GTTGTGCCCAAAACAAGGAGTGCTGCTCTGAATACTGCAGCTGGACCAGAGGCTTTATATGCTATCCCTCAGGCCTTGACGTGGACCCAATCGAGCAAGCTCTTAAGGCTGGTGTTGAGGCCTATATTGAGTCCCACAGCGGTTAA
- a CDS encoding uncharacterized protein (SECRETED:SignalP(1-23)~CAZy:GH13) — translation MGLSHLALAWISALPSAVALTAAEWRSQSIYQVLTDRFSLTNGATNSPCNTGDQVYCGGTWQGIIKNLDYIKNMGFTAIWISPVVSNLVGDSSDGEAYHGYWAQNIYEVNTNFGSAADLLALSEALHSAGMYLMVDIVTNHMGYLGCGSCVQYNIFNPFNSQSYYHPFCLINYNSNNMTQIQDCWEGDNTVSLPDLATEDANVHSMWQSWITQLVANYTIDGLRMDSCFELDYAFFEPFQASANVYIVGEVDNGNPAIVCPYQKDYGLNPLNYPAYYWITQAFQSTSGSISNLVAGINTMKSECSDTTLLGSFMENHDNPRFPSYTSDISLAKNAIAFTMLADGIPIIYEGQEQHLNGGGVPNNREAVWLSGYNTSATLYSHIKSLNQIRREAIKQSSAYVTSQADVTYSDNSTIVTRKGSAGFQIVGVFSNRGANGNNYTLTLTSADTSFTNNEEIIEVLSCTAYSTDSSGNLAVAMSSGLPRVFYSRANLSGSGICASLTGSGGGTGFTTTSTSPTSCTAIPVKFDETVTTTFGQTIKISGDISSLGNWDTANAIALSAADYTSSNPLWFVTLELTPGQVVEYKFINVAENGAVTWEADPNHTYTVPMACTATPTITNTWQT, via the exons ATGGGGCTATCGCACTTAGCCCTAGCATGGATATCAGCGTTGCCTTCTGCTGTTGCCCTCACAGCTGCAGAATGGCGCTCACAATCCATTTACCAAGTTCTGACTGATAGGTTTTCTCTCACAAACGGGGCAACTAACTCTCCTTGCAACACCGGAGACCAGGTCTACTGTGGAGGCACCTGGCAGGGGATCATCAAGAACCTGGATTATATAAAGAACATGGGATTTACTGCC ATATGGATATCACCAGTAGTATCCAATCTAGTTGGCGATAGCTCTGATGGGGAGGCTTATCATGGGTATTGGGCCCAGAATATCTACGAAGTGAATACCAACTTTGGTTCTGCTGCAGATTTGTTAGCATTATCTGAGGCTCTGCACAGTGCCGGTATGTATCTGATGGTTGATATTGTTACCAATCACATGGGATACCTTGGATGTGGAAGTTGTGTccaatataatatattcaaCCCATTTAACTCG CAATCCTATTACCATCCCTTCTGTCTGATCAACTATAACTCCAACAACATGACCCAGATACAGGATTGCTGGGAAGGCGACAATACGGTGTCTTTGCCAGACCTTGCCACCGAAGACGCCAACGTTCATAGCATGTGGCAATCTTGGATAACACAGCTCGTGGCTAATTATACCATCGACGGTCTAAGAATGGATAGCTGCTTTGAACTGGATTATGCATTTTTTGAACCATTTCAAGCCTCAG CAAATGTCTACATTGTTGGCGAGGTTGATAACGGCAACCCGGCTATTGTTTGCCCATATCAAAAAGACTACGGTCTGAACCCTCTGAACTACCCTGC GTATTATTGGATAACTCAAGCTTTCCAATCGACCAGTGGTAGTATAAGTAACCTTGTCGCGGGAATCAACACAATGAAATCCGAATGCTCCGATACAACTCTTCTCGGCTCCTTCATGGAAAATCATGACAACCCGCGCTTTCCTTCCTATACATCTGATATTTCACTTGCAAAGAACGCCATTGCATTCACCATGCTTGCAGACGGAATCCCCATCATATATGAAGGCCAAGAACAACACTTGAATGGGGGCGGTGTTCCTAATAATCGCGAAGCAGTCTGGCTATCGGGATATAACACTTCCGCTACGCTATATTCTCATATCAAATCGCTGAATCAAATTCGAAGAGAAGCTATCAAACAAAGCAGTGCTTACGTGACATCCCAAGCCGATGTCACATACTCTGATAATTCCACCATTGTCACACGGAAAGGCAGTGCGGGATTTCAAATCGTCGGCGTTTTCTCTAATCGTGGCGCCAATGGTAATAATTACACCTTGACATTGACATCAGCTGATACTAGTTTCACCAACAACGAAGAAATTATTGAAGTACTGTCGTGTACGGCTTATTCCACAGACTCGAGCGGCAACCTCGCTGTGGCCATGTCTAGCGGTCTCCCTAGGGTATTTTATTCAAGGGCGAATTTGAGTGGGAGCGGCATTTGCGCTAGCTTAACGG GATCTGGTGGTGGTACGGGATTCACGACGACCTCAACGTCTCCAACTTCTTGCACAGCCATCCCTGTAAAATTCGACGAAACAGTCACCACAACATTTGGACAGACAATCAAGATAAGCGGGGACATTAGCTCCCTCGGAAATTGGGATACGGCTAATGCTATCGCGCTCTCTGCAGCCGATTACACCAGTTCTAACCCCTTGTGGTTTGTAACATTAGAGCTAACCCCGGGGCAAGTGGTGGAATACAAGTTCATCAATGTGGCTGAGAATGGTGCTGTTACTTGGGAGGCGGATCCCAATCACACGTATACGGTTCCGATGGCCTGTACAGCTACACCTACTATTACAAATACTTGGCAAACGTAA